The following are encoded together in the Tripterygium wilfordii isolate XIE 37 chromosome 18, ASM1340144v1, whole genome shotgun sequence genome:
- the LOC119984755 gene encoding E3 ubiquitin-protein ligase MIEL1-like isoform X1: protein MENLAMEVEAPPPPQSNEDNQNFGCAHYKRRCKIRAPCCNQVFSCRLCHNEATSSLSDPKDRHEIVRHDIKQVICLLCDTEQEVAQVCSNCGVKMGEYFCAICNFYDDDISKGQFHCDDCGICRVGGRDNYFHCKKCGACYVVNLRDNHLCLENSMKNYCPVCYEYLFDSVEVSIVMKCGHTMHDTCFLKMMQQNQYRCPICSKTLRDISYQWTMLDAEIEAVEMPEEYNYEVSILCNDCNTSKVRFHILGHKCRQCDSYNTRRVSSPEQE from the exons ATGGAGAACCTGGCAATGGAGGTTGaagctcctcctcctccgcaGAGTAACGAAGACAATCAGAATTTCGG ATGCGCACACTATAAAAGACGGTGCAAAATTCGTGCTCCGTGTTGCAACCAAGTGTTCTCATGCCGTCTCTGCCACAACGAGGCCACC AGCTCGCTGAGCGACCCCAAAGATCGTCATGAAATTGTCAGGCACGATATCAAGCAA gttATTTGTTTACTTTGCGACACTGAGCAAGAG GTTGCCCAGGTTTGCTCCAACTGTGGTGTAAAAATGGGAGAgtatttttgtgctatttgcaATTTCTACGACGATGAT ATCAGTAAAGGGCAGTTCCATTGTGATGATTGTGGAATTTGTAG AGTTGGTGGACGAGACAATTATTTTCACTGTAAGAAGTGTG GAGCTTGCTATGTGGTGAATTTGCGTGATAATCACTTGTGTTTGGAGAACTCTATGAAAAATTACTGTCCTGTCTGTTATGAG TATCTTTTTGACTCGGTGGAAGTCTCAATAGTTATGAAATGTGGACATACAATGCATGATACTTGCTTTCTCAAAATGATGCAACAGAATCA GTACCGTTGTCCCATCTGCTCCAAGACATTGCGCGACATCTCTTATCAATGGACAATGTTAGATGCGGAG ATTGAAGCTGTTGAAATGCCCGAGGAGTATAACTATGAG GTTTCAATCCTCTGTAATGACTGCAACACCAGTAAGGTCCGGTTTCACATTTTAGGCCACAAGTGCAGACAATGTGATTCATACAATACCCGGAGAGTTTCTTCTCCAGAACAAGAATGA
- the LOC119984755 gene encoding E3 ubiquitin-protein ligase MIEL1-like isoform X2, whose product MENLAMEVEAPPPPQSNEDNQNFGCAHYKRRCKIRAPCCNQVFSCRLCHNEATSSLSDPKDRHEIVRHDIKQVICLLCDTEQEVAQVCSNCGVKMGEYFCAICNFYDDDISKGQFHCDDCGICRVGGRDNYFHCKKCGACYVVNLRDNHLCLENSMKNYCPVCYEYLFDSVEVSIVMKCGHTMHDTCFLKMMQQNQYRCPICSKTLRDISYQWTMLDAELA is encoded by the exons ATGGAGAACCTGGCAATGGAGGTTGaagctcctcctcctccgcaGAGTAACGAAGACAATCAGAATTTCGG ATGCGCACACTATAAAAGACGGTGCAAAATTCGTGCTCCGTGTTGCAACCAAGTGTTCTCATGCCGTCTCTGCCACAACGAGGCCACC AGCTCGCTGAGCGACCCCAAAGATCGTCATGAAATTGTCAGGCACGATATCAAGCAA gttATTTGTTTACTTTGCGACACTGAGCAAGAG GTTGCCCAGGTTTGCTCCAACTGTGGTGTAAAAATGGGAGAgtatttttgtgctatttgcaATTTCTACGACGATGAT ATCAGTAAAGGGCAGTTCCATTGTGATGATTGTGGAATTTGTAG AGTTGGTGGACGAGACAATTATTTTCACTGTAAGAAGTGTG GAGCTTGCTATGTGGTGAATTTGCGTGATAATCACTTGTGTTTGGAGAACTCTATGAAAAATTACTGTCCTGTCTGTTATGAG TATCTTTTTGACTCGGTGGAAGTCTCAATAGTTATGAAATGTGGACATACAATGCATGATACTTGCTTTCTCAAAATGATGCAACAGAATCA GTACCGTTGTCCCATCTGCTCCAAGACATTGCGCGACATCTCTTATCAATGGACAATGTTAGATGCGGAG CTAGCTTAA
- the LOC119983345 gene encoding CASP-like protein 1E1 — protein MDVVKDVKNMVKDESPRRGRSRADFAVRVLGFVVTLVGAVLVGIDKETTTVSVRLVETLPPLHVSVTAKWHYMSAFVYLMVSNAIACSYAAASLAYSSINKNKINAFALIILDLIITSMMFSAVGAAIGVGLIGRSGNSHVKWNKVCYVFGSFCHQMTAAIVMSLLGCFAFLGLVLLSLLKLYKTSSA, from the exons ATGGATGTAGTGAAAGATGTGAAGAATATGGTTAAGGATGAGAGTCCAAGGAGAGGAAGAAGTAGAGCTGATTTCGCAGTACGTGTACTGGGGTTTGTAGTAACATTGGTTGGGGCAGTTCTGGTTGGGATTGACAAGGAGACCACAACTGTTTCAGTCAGACTTGTAGAAACCTTGCCTCCCCTGCATGTCTCTGTTACTGCTAAGTGGCATTACATGTCTGCTTTTGT GTACCTGATGGTGTCAAATGCAATAGCATGTTCATATGCAGCAGCTTCATTGGCATACTCAAGCATTAACAAGAACAAAATCAATGCATTTGCCCTAATCATCCTAGATTTGATCATAACATCAATGATGTTCTCCGCCGTTGGAGCTGCCATCGGTGTTGGACTCATCGGCCGGTCGGGGAATTCCCACGTAAAGTGGAACAAAGTCTGCTATGTGTTTGGTTCTTTCTGTCATCAAATGACTGCTGCAATCGTCATGTCTCTGCTTGGATGCTTTGCCTTTCTTGGCTTGGTGCTTCTTTCTCTATTGAAGCTCTATAAGACTTCATCAGCTTAG
- the LOC119983586 gene encoding membrane-anchored ubiquitin-fold protein 6-like, with amino-acid sequence MAEEDKNFELKEKENIDLEKGDSVELRFLTIDGIEVGRGSYASSLTVEALKQQLVPLWPEGTTRTPNSGSDLNLVYNAKRMENNMTVADCIKTCVYVPERVITMHVAVQTPAAEKERDKRQEPKRREQCGCNIV; translated from the exons ATGGCTGAAGAAGATAAGAATTTCGAGCTTAAAGAAAAGGAGAATATTGACCTTGAAAAGGGGGATAGTGTCGAGCTTAGGTTCCTAACTATTGATGGCATTGAAGTAGGTCGTGGTAGTTATGCATCATCACTGACTGTTGAGGCTCTTAAGCAACAGCTCGTTCCTCTATGGCCTGAAG GCACAACGCGCACTCCGAATTCAGGAAGTGATTTGAACCTAGTATACAATGCCAAACGTATGGAGAATAACATGACGGTGGccgattgcataaaaacttgtgtGTACGTCCCTGAGAGGGTTATTACCATGCATGTGGCCGTACAGACTCCAGCAGCTGAAAAAGAGAGGG ATAAGAGGCAGGAGCCGAAGAGGCGGGAACAATGCGGTTGTAACATCGTCTAA
- the LOC119983344 gene encoding zinc finger protein CONSTANS-LIKE 13-like — protein sequence MIGSPTTTATIQSMEPQNQQQQEQEQNRLCDYCNHSTALLYCRADSAKLCFSCDREVHSTNRLFSKHSRSQLCESCCSSPASIFCETEHSVLCQNCDWDRHGLSLSSLHNRRPIEGFTGCPSATEFVGIFGFDDVGGKALSLDEDSDCGGLGVDGYLDFLMWDAPAVGIDDMIASSGSGHDFQAMDVPPLPKNRNAACGKEKEEILRQLRELVKLEPNFNFTSVDVGPIRGFLSLETGQIQHHGETHRDQKPDAQPISFPTCEDNVLQWLSDSGEGAPGFFSSTVVGNHFEENHAVPEKYSDGGNGSHTSNTHEGQPPDSIPTETVSNFPKFAPCELNSQERETAISRYKEKKKTRRYDKHIRYESRKARAESRMRIKGRFAKTDH from the exons ATGATTGGTTcaccaacaacaacagcaacaatTCAATCCATGGAACCCCAAAATCAACAACAGCAAGAGCAAGAACAGAACCGTCTCTGCGATTACTGCAACCACTCTACGGCTCTTCTATACTGCCGAGCTGATTCGGCGAAGCTCTGTTTCTCCTGCGACCGCGAGGTCCACTCCACAAACCGGCTCTTCTCAAAGCACTCTCGCTCGCAGCTCTGTGAGTCTTGTTGCTCGTCCCCTGCTTCGATCTTCTGTGAAACGGAGCACTCTGTTCTGTGCCAAAACTGCGACTGGGACCGCCACGGATTGTCTTTATCGTCCTTGCATAATCGGAGGCCGATTGAGGGGTTCACTGGGTGTCCGAGTGCGACTGAATTTGTAGGGATTTTTGGGTTCGATGATGTTGGTGGAAAGGCTCTATCTTTGGATGAAGATAGTGATTGTGGTGGGTTAGGGGTTGATGGGTATCTGGATTTCTTGATGTGGGATGCCCCTGCTGTTggtattgatgatatgatagctTCTAGTGGTTCGGGCCATGATTTTCAGGCTATGGATGTTCCTCCTCTACCAAAG AATCGTAATGCTGCTTGtgggaaagaaaaggaagaaatacTTCGTCAGCTTCGTGAACTGGTGAAGTTGGAACCCAATTTCAATTTCACTAGTGTAGATGTTGGGCCGATTAGAGGATTTCTGTCACTGGAGACTGGACAAATTCAGCACCATGGAGAGACACACAGAGACCAGAAACCTGATGCACAGCCAATTTCATTTCCTACTTGCGAG GATAATGTGCTTCAGTGGTTGAGTGACAGTGGTGAGGGTGCACCgggtttcttttcttctacAGTAGTAGGAAACCATTTTGAGGAAAATCATGCGGTTCCTGAGAAGTATTCGGATGGGGGCAATGGAAGTCACACTAGCAATACTCACGAGGGACAACCACCTGATTCAATTCCTACTGAGACCGTGTCAAATTTCCCAAAATTTGCACCGTGCGAGTTGAATAGCCAGGAGAGAGAGACTGCAATCTCACGatacaaggagaagaagaaaacaaggag GTACGACAAGCACATTAGGTATGAGTCAAGGAAGGCTCGGGCAGAAAGCAGAATGAGAATCAAAGGACGTTTTGCTAAGACAGATCACTGA
- the LOC119984286 gene encoding uncharacterized protein LOC119984286 yields the protein MTTSLESCLTEKEDSGSKEMDLDCCWNDAAQTYSGDSNLGGGGEEDGEEEEEGTDIVALDFNFLDNVGSSYYYSPFEIAEEIEEPVEPEYCGDEPSMLRAAMKRMKYERKFSASLYAFNGIPECLKLRLASQNVKGRARSDHSTKLQKACDDYKEEERNANEDNTEVMKKQEERGGSNSNIRTSFQRNLASTYTLLSDGIKQGFKMDSHHMHSKYSASSTEKIIETKKMKDGNFTFIPPTYHHITCRMESPNENNVESSLTSANYCF from the exons ATGACAACAAGTCTTGAGTCATGTTTGACAGAGAAAGAAGATAGTGGGAGTAAAGAAATGGATTTGGATTGTTGCTGGAATGATGCGGCACAGACTTATAGCGGTGATAGTAACTTGGGAgggggaggagaagaagatggagaagaagaagaagaagggactGATATAGTGGCCTTGGATTTTAACTTCTTGGACAATGTTGGATCATCATATTACTACTCTCCTTTTGAGATTGCAGAGGAGATTGAGGAACCTGTGGAGCCTGAATACTGCGGTGATGAACCTTCAATGCTCAGGGCTGCTATGAAGAGGATGAAGTATGAAAGGAAATTCTCGGCTTCTCTCTATGCTTTCAACGGGATACCTGAGTGCTTGAAATTGAGACTTGCATCACAAAATGTGAAGGGGAGAGCAAGGTCTGATCACTCAACCAAACTTCAAAAAGCATGTGATGATTATAAAGAGGAGGAGAGGAATGCAAATGAAGATAATACAGAAGTCATGAAGAAACAGGAGGAAAGGGGTGGTTCGAATTCGAACATCAGGACCA GTTTTCAG AGAAATTTGGCATCTACTTATACCCTTCTG AGTGATGGAATAAAGCAAGGTTTCAAAATGGATTCGCATCACATGCACTCTAAATACTCTGCATCTTCAACTGAAAAAATAATAGAGACTAAAAAAATGAAGGACGGAAATTTCACTTTTATACCTCCCACATACCACCACATCACTTGCCGAATGGAAAGTCCCAATGAAAACAATGTAGAATCTTCTCTAACCTCTGCTAATTATTGTTTCTGA
- the LOC119984117 gene encoding protein TRANSPORT INHIBITOR RESPONSE 1-like, producing the protein MLRMANSFPEEVLEHVFSFIQSDKDRNSVSLVCKSWYEIERWCRRRVFVGNCYSVSPGIVIRRFPDVRSVELKGKPHFADFNLVPDGWGAYVYPWIAAMGSAYPFLEEIRLKRMVVTDEALELIAKSFKNFEVLVLSSCEGFSTDGLAAIAANCRNLRELDLRESEVDDLSGHWLSHFPDTFTSLVSLNISCLGSEVNFSALERLVGRCPNLKTLRLNRAVPLEKLSSLLTRAPRLVEFGTGACSAEVRSDDFSNLAGSFSNCKELKSLSGFWDVLPTYLPAFYPVCSDLTSLNLSYATIHSPDLIKLISQCPSLQRLWVLDYIEDAGLEAVAACCKDLRELRVFPSDPFVDVPNVSLTEQGLVSISFGCTKLESVLYFCRRMSNSALVTIARNRPNFIRFRLCIIEPHTPDYLTLEPLDVGFGAIVEHCKDLRRLSLSGLLTDRVFEYIGTYAKKLEMLSVAFAGDSDLGLHHVLSGCESLRKLEIRDCPFGDKALLANAGKLETMRSLWMSSCSVSFGACKFLGQKMPRLNVEVIDERGPPDSRPESCPVEKLYIYRTVTGPRLDMPDFVWMMDEDSASRLS; encoded by the exons ATGTTGAGAATGGCGAATTCGTTTCCGGAGGAGGTGCTGGAGCATGTGTTCTCGTTTATACAGTCGGACAAGGACAGGAATTCGGTGTCTTTGGTTTGCAAGTCGTGGTACGAGATAGAGAGATGGTGTAGGAGGAGGGTTTTCGTCGGGAACTGCTACTCGGTGAGCCCTGGGATTGTAATCAGGCGATTCCCGGACGTCAGATCGGTTGAGCTTAAGGGGAAGCCGCATTTTGCGGACTTTAATCTGGTGCCGGACGGCTGGGGAGCTTATGTTTATCCATGGATCGCTGCCATGGGCTCCGCGTACCCCTTCCTCGAGGAGATCAGGCTTAAGCGGATGGTGGTCACCGATGAAGCCCTTGAACTCATTGCTAAGTCCTTTAAGAATTTCGAAGTTCTTGTCCTTTCCTCTTGTGAGGGGTTCTCTACTGATGGTCTCGCGGCCATTGCTGCCAATTGCAG GAATTTGAGAGAGTTGGACTTGCGAGAGAGTGAGGTGGATGATCTTAGTGGCCATTGGTTGAGCCATTTTCCCGATACATTCACGTCACTGGTGTCTCTTAACATTTCGTGTTTAGGCTCTGAGGTAAACTTCTCAGCCTTAGAGCGACTGGTTGGTCGGTGCCCCAACTTGAAGACCCTCAGGCTCAATCGAGCAGTGCCACTAGAGAAGCTCTCCAGCTTGCTTACACGTGCTCCTCGGCTGGTTGAATTTGGCACAGGTGCATGCTCAGCTGAGGTGCGGTCTGATGATTTTTCTAACCTGGCAGGGTCTTTCTCTAACTGCAAGGAATTAAAGAGCCTGTCTGGGTTTTGGGATGTTCTCCCTACTTACCTTCCGGCTTTTTATCCTGTTTGCTCTGATCTCACATCCTTGAATTTGAGCTACGCCACAATTCATAGTCCTGATCTTATCAAGCTCATTAGCCAATGTCCGAGTTTGCAGCGCCTTTGG GTGCTCGACTACATTGAAGATGCTGGACTTGAGGCTGTTGCAGCATGTTGCAAGGACCTACGTGAACTGCGTGTGTTCCCTTCAGACCCGTTTGTTGATGTCCCAAATGTATCCTTGACGGAACAGGGCCTTGTATCCATTTCCTTTGGCTGCACCAAGCTCGAGTCAGTTCTATACTTCTGCCGCCGAATGAGTAATAGTGCATTGGTTACCATTGCCAGAAACCGTCCAAACTTTATACGTTTTCGTCTTTGTATTATTGAACCACATACACCAGATTACCTAACGCTTGAGCCGCTTGATGTGGGTTTTGGTGCTATTGTTGAGCACTGCAAGGATCTCCGGCGTCTTTCCCTCTCAGGTCTTCTTACTGATCgtgtgttcgagtatattggGACATATGCTAAAAAGCTGGAAATGCTGTCTGTGGCCTTTGCTGGAGATAGTGATTTGGGACTCCACCATGTGTTGTCTGGATGTGAAAGCCTCCGAAAACTAGAGATAAGGGACTGTCCATTTGGTGACAAGGCCTTATTGGCCAATGCTGGAAAGCTGGAGACAATGCGATCCCTTTGGATGTCATCGTGCTCAGTAAGTTTCGGAGCATGTAAGTTCCTAGGTCAAAAGATGCCTAGGCTTAATGTTGAAGTTATTGACGAGAGGGGACCTCCAGATTCAAGACCTGAAAGCTGTCCTGTAGAGAAGCTTTATATTTATAGGACTGTTACTGGGCCGAGGTTAGACATGCCCGATTTTGTTTGGATGATGGATGAAGATTCTGCATCGAGGCTCTCTTGA